From a region of the Calliphora vicina chromosome 4, idCalVici1.1, whole genome shotgun sequence genome:
- the mip130 gene encoding protein lin-9 homolog, with protein MYDDEDNPKTNEEDEMETTEEEPTTSRANKKETSPPISDDEPEEPPPSFSLATLGLQRVGTAPPPKPQPQQPIQMLNARGMPARIRKRNRFFFDDDIINDDKPLRMSLSPRKAGGIMKNISPTKTPTKVLKKRKGVVSRYMRSEDGKLTMQQRYTTPTKSSGSVSANTTPKSSIKSTNNTPGSHSNSASIVPADKRIGQRIGLRLRNLLKLPKAHKWVIFEWFYSFIDKPLFEGDNDFQVCIAELFPHLRTRQMTRLEWQKVRSLMGKPRRCSQAFFDEERRELERKRQKMRYMQTRCRSGDIKDLNFVRDLPEKIPLPLPLGTKVTARLRVPQDGIFSGTVDAFDSVSSSYRVTFDRNGLGTHSIPDYEIVSENFNEMLPLQSITKDFRPSLSAVYNGGGSSSSTNIMSPLRAARLRNTLNMNLNKSDPLLGQEFIDSPFKNPVLREENINGYPPKLLETLVRLKRALASKKAKLQRLNDMNHEAELKASQQLLAAHNNSNSSASSDDSQNAATAATSSTAETNTPQLNEEFQRRYASIVISMEKMNRDILDYLNDVQVFAGELTPDPQVRAMLTPSYLREKCRESAEDAVKRNNQGIIMNKNILGLIKKLATVLIVASHLSTENSSQVNKILEGCIEEVRSSLNGVNVETFQKHVQIHLHHIRCGIGQSMMNTSGSTNAIASSHFSGGAAGAMDR; from the coding sequence ATGTACGACGACGAAGATAATCCCAAAACCAATGAGGAAGATGAGATGGAGACAACCGAGGAAGAACCTACAACTAGTAGGGcaaataaaaaggaaacatcACCACCCATATCCGACGATGAACCCGAAGAACCACCACCATCGTTCAGCTTGGCCACATTGGGACTACAACGTGTGGGCACTGCACCGCCACCAAAGCCGCAACCCCAACAACCGATACAAATGCTTAATGCCCGCGGCATGCCGGCTAGAATACGCAAACGTAATCGTTTCTTTTTCGACGATGACATTATTAACGATGACAAACCTTTGAGAATGAGTCTTTCGCCGCGTAAAGCGGGCGGCATTATGAAGAATATTTCACCCACTAAGACACCTACCAAAGTGCTGAAGAAACGTAAAGGCGTTGTGTCCAGATACATGCGCTCCGAAGATGGCAAATTGACTATGCAACAAAGATACACCACGCCCACAAAATCCTCTGGCAGTGTTTCAGCTAACACTACACCCAAATCGAGTATAAAGAGTACCAATAATACCCCTGGCTCACATTCGAATTCGGCTTCGATTGTACCGGCCGATAAGAGAATCGGTCAACGTATTGGTTTACGTTTGCGCAATTTGCTGAAATTGCCCAAGGCCCATAAATGGGTGATATTCGAGTGGTTCTATTCGTTTATAGACAAACCTTTATTTGAGGGTGACAATGATTTTCAAGTGTGCATAGCAGAGTTATTTCCGCATTTGCGAACTCGACAAATGACCAGACTTGAATGGCAAAAGGTACGTTCGTTAATGGGCAAACCACGCCGTTGTTCGCAGGCCTTTTTCGATGAGGAGAGGCGAGAGTTGGAAAGAAAACGCCAAAAGATGCGTTACATGCAAACGCGTTGCCGTTCTGGTGACATAaaggatttaaattttgtacgaGATTTGCCGGAAAAAATACCATTGCCTCTGCCTTTGGGCACCAAAGTAACGGCTAGACTACGCGTACCACAAGATGGTATATTTAGCGGCACTGTAGATGCTTTCGATTCTGTGTCCTCTAGCTACAGAGTAACATTCGATCGCAATGGTTTGGGCACCCATTCAATACCCGATTATGAAATTGTCTCGGAGAACTTTAATGAAATGTTACCATTGCAGAGCATCACCAAAGACTTTCGTCCTAGTCTATCGGCTGTTTATAATGGTGGTGGTAGCTCGTCCAGTACAAATATCATGTCACCTTTAAGGGCGGCACGCTTGCGCAATACTTTGAATATGAATTTGAATAAGAGTGATCCTTTGTTGGGCCAGGAATTCATAGACAGTCCCTTCAAGAATCCCGTACTAAGGGAGGAAAACATTAATGGCTATCCGCCGAAACTATTGGAAACATTGGTGCGTTTGAAACGAGCTTTGGCCAGTAAGAAAGCAAAACTGCAGCGTCTCAATGACATGAACCATGAAGCAGAGCTCAAGGCCTCACAACAGCTATTAGCTGCCCATAATAATTCAAATTCCTCCGCTTCATCGGACGACAGTCAAAATGCTGCAACGGCTGCCACTAGCTCTACGGCCGAAACAAATACACCCCAGTTGAATGAAGAATTTCAAAGACGTTATGCTTCCATAGTAATTTCTATGGAGAAAATGAATCGTGACATACTGGACTATCTAAACGATGTACAAGTCTTTGCCGGTGAACTAACGCCCGATCCCCAGGTGCGAGCCATGCTAACACCCTCATATTTGCGTGAGAAATGTCGCGAGTCAGCCGAGGATGCAGTGAAACGTAATAATCAAGgcataattatgaataaaaacattttaggtttaattaaaaaactagcTACCGTATTAATTGTGGCCTCGCATCTGAGCACTGAGAATTCATCTCAAGTCAATAAGATTTTAGAGGGCTGCATCGAAGAGGTGCGTTCCAGTTTGAATGGCGTCAATGTGGAAACATTTCAAAAACACGTGCAAATACATTTGCATCACATACGCTGTGGCATAGGACAGAGTATGATGAACACCAGTGGATCAACTAATGCAATTGCATCGTCACATTTTAGCGGTGGAGCAGCTGGCGCTATGGACCGTTAA
- the eIF2Bepsilon gene encoding translation initiation factor eIF2B subunit epsilon — MDNFNKKEIIQAILIADNNVENFRPLSDTNSTALLPLVNVTMLDYALEALNRSGIEEVFVFTSLYLQNVREHIEKGIASLCSWSVNMKVHVIGGEGCRCFGDAMRELDAKALIRGNFVLLGADTVTNADLRPIFEQHKKTLKYDKGAAATVIFKEAENHLRSGNEVMIAMDVQNNRLHHHQRLSVNEKESHFDIPLEVFMLNSQVALLHNLLDPQMAIGSPSMLSLFSDNFDFETRDDFVRGILINEEILDSRIYVSLLPREQYARKVNNWLTYQIVSNDIINRWSYPLVPDMGIVDLKQLYIFHKNNIYKSPTASLAKVSLGENVVVHKNSVVGAGSTLTCSVLGQNVKVGQNCRIVNAFLLDNVIVEDNCCLEFCVVGQNTVVKANTELKEGCVIGESCVLPANTKLTKSLVKNASEGSLKKLGDKAFVINDKVNNRTISENDEDHDILTVKAAAPKMMKLPLKQEESDYYSSSDEEDSQPCSPLPDDTNIFLSEVVDSLSRGFQEKSNPDFLILEINSSRYAYNMSLKEVNFNVVKAIFSLPTIKEPSNNNVLIEINAVFKQLGPVMSNYIKSEEAMLDCLKALEDIYEENEFVREKISQIVHYLYDKDFVTEEAVLAWYEDLDEEEHTQLRKSLFKLIEWLQQSSDEEDDSD, encoded by the exons ATggataatttcaataaaaaagaaattatacaaGCAATTCTAATTGCCGACAACAATGTGGAGAACTTCCGTCCCTTGTCAGACACCAATTCGACG GCTTTGCTGCCATTAGTGAATGTCACCATGTTGGATTATGCCTTGGAGGCTTTAAATCGTAGTGGCATCGAAGaggtgtttgtatttaccagtctgtatttacaaaatgtaaggGAACACATTGA AAAAGGAATTGCATCATTGTGTTCGTGGTCGGTTAATATGAAAGTTCATGTTATAGGAGGAGAAGGCTGCAGATGTTTTGGTGATGCCATGCGTGAGCTGGATGCCAAAGCTTTGATACGTGGTAATTTTGTGCTGTTGGGAGCCGATACGGTAACAAATGCCGATTTAAGACCCATATTTGAGCAACACAA aaaaacctTAAAATATGATAAAGGAGCAGCAGCTACGGTCATCTTTAAAGAAGCGGAAAATCATTTAAGATCAGGCAATGAAGTTATGATTGCCATGGATGTTCAAAACAATCGTTTACATCATCACCAACGTTTAAGTGTCAATGAGAAAGAATCGCATTTTGATATACCCCTAGAAGTGTTTATGCTCAATTCTCAAGTGGCATTGCTGCATAACTTACTGGATCCCCAAATGGCGATAGGTTCACCTTCCATGTTGTCATTGTTTTCGGATaattttgatttcgaaacaCGCGATGATTTTGTTCGAGGCATATTGATTAATGAGGAAATTCTAGACAGTCGTATCTATGTTTCCCTTTTGCCACGCGAACAATATGCCCGCAAGGTAAACAATTGGCTGACTTATCAAATTGTCAGCAATGACATCATAAATCGTTGGTCCTATCCCCTAGTACCTGATATGGGTATTGTCGACCTGAAACAGCTGTACATCTTCCATAAAAATAATATCTACAAAAGCCCTACGGCTAGTTTGGCCAAAGTGTCACTGGGCGAAAATGTGGTGGTACACAAAAATAGTGTAGTCGGTGCCGGTTCAACACTGACATGTTCTGTGTTGGGACAAAATGTCAAAGTTGGACAAAATTGTCGTATTGTTAATGCATTTCTGTTGGACAATGTAATAGTGGAGGATAATTGTTGTTTGGAATTCTGTGTTGTTGGCCAGAATACTGTGGTGAAAGCTAATACTGAACTGAAAGAAGGCTGTGTGATAGGAGAATCGTGTGTGTTGCCGGCCAATACTAAACTAACAAAATCGTTAGTGAAAAATGCGTCAGAAG GCTCCTTAAAGAAACTTGGTGATAAGGCCTTTGTTATAAACGACAAAGTTAACAACAGAACAATATCAGAAAATGATGAGGATCATGATATATTGACCGTTAAGGCAGCAGCACCCAAAATGATGAAATTACCTCTGAAACAGGAAGAAAGTGATTACTATTCCAGCAGTGATGAAGAAGATTCGCAACCTTGTTCTCCCCTGCCCGATGATACCAATA ttttcctTTCGGAAGTGGTTGATTCTTTGTCCAGAGGTTTTCAGGAGAAATCAAATCCAGATTTCCTTATACTCGAAATTAATTCTTCCCGCTATGCCTACAACATGTCTCTCAAAGAGGTCAACTTTAATGTGGTCAAGGCTATTTTCAGTTTGCCCACCATTAAGGAACCCtctaataataatgttttaattgaaattaatgcggtCTTTAAACAATTGGGTCCCGTCATGTCCAATTATATAAAAAGTGAGGAGGCCATGTTGGATTGCCTTAAGGCTTTAGAG GATATTTATGAAGAAAACGAATTTGTACGCgagaaaatttcacaaattgtTCATTATTTATATGATAAAGATTTTGTAACGGAAGAAGCTGTCTTGGCTTGGTATGAAGATTTAGATGAAGAGGAGCATACACAATTGCGTAAAAGTCTGTTTAAACTTATTGAATGGTTGCAACAATCCTCCGATGAAGAGGATGATAGtgattag